In Streptococcus parasuis, the following proteins share a genomic window:
- a CDS encoding extracellular solute-binding protein, translating into MKKRIFKSMLLSGLVLSALTACGTSESSSSTTSDESNEFTITTVRWSDWGDDFTKGFLEEAEKNAGIDVDWDVYVAADWTDKKAVLLAGGDLPDAFLGSNVLNDSEIAQNQSLFIPLEDLIKEHMPNLSKILENDPKLKAMITSPDGHIYSLPKKAPMRPIISNQLFINKKWLDNLNLEMPETYDEFVKVLEAFKNEDANGNGDKNDEIPYGTGNVNATFAYILPFDNRLGADNTYEMSLKDGKPVYLRATENYKAGIKAMSEAYQAGLIDSELFTQDESMASAKRMDKEVARVGVSGGWTADATFGLHADEYVALTPLAGPDGNRYVFSDPDHYNYARNELLITTSAKNPEKLLEWADQFYTDDASIQTFYGSFGIGTEKTETGFAVLPPQDGKSADEWAWVNSLRDFGPKYVADGFNDKVEIDESQGDGLKLKLDSEINQYALPAFPNVSYSQEELTRLSAIYVDINSYATQMASKWVVEGGIDKEWDDYIKQLKAMGLDEFMQIQEAAFERYQSVAQ; encoded by the coding sequence ATGAAAAAGAGAATTTTTAAATCAATGTTATTGTCTGGATTGGTCCTCAGTGCATTAACAGCATGTGGAACAAGTGAAAGTAGTTCTAGCACAACTAGTGATGAATCTAATGAATTCACAATCACTACAGTACGCTGGTCTGATTGGGGAGATGATTTTACAAAAGGATTTCTTGAGGAAGCTGAAAAAAATGCTGGAATTGATGTAGACTGGGATGTGTACGTTGCAGCTGATTGGACCGATAAAAAAGCAGTGCTTCTCGCAGGTGGGGATTTGCCAGATGCTTTCTTAGGATCCAATGTTTTGAACGATTCAGAGATTGCACAAAATCAATCGTTGTTTATTCCACTTGAAGATTTAATTAAGGAGCATATGCCAAATCTTTCTAAGATTTTGGAAAATGATCCAAAATTGAAAGCGATGATTACTTCACCTGATGGTCATATTTATAGTTTGCCGAAAAAGGCCCCTATGCGTCCTATTATCAGCAACCAATTATTTATTAATAAAAAGTGGCTAGATAATTTGAATCTTGAAATGCCTGAAACCTATGATGAATTTGTAAAGGTATTAGAAGCGTTTAAAAACGAGGATGCAAATGGGAATGGCGACAAGAATGATGAAATTCCTTATGGAACAGGTAATGTAAATGCAACATTTGCCTATATTCTACCTTTTGATAACAGATTGGGAGCTGATAATACTTATGAAATGAGTTTGAAAGATGGAAAACCTGTTTACCTTCGCGCAACTGAAAATTATAAAGCAGGTATTAAAGCTATGAGCGAAGCTTATCAAGCTGGCTTAATTGACTCTGAACTATTTACTCAGGATGAGTCGATGGCTTCTGCAAAGCGGATGGATAAAGAAGTTGCACGTGTAGGAGTTTCAGGTGGATGGACTGCTGATGCTACATTTGGTCTTCACGCAGACGAATATGTTGCCTTAACACCATTAGCAGGACCTGATGGTAATCGATACGTATTTTCAGATCCAGACCATTATAATTATGCTCGCAATGAGTTGCTGATCACAACTAGTGCAAAAAATCCAGAGAAATTGTTAGAATGGGCTGACCAATTCTATACTGATGATGCAAGTATTCAAACATTTTATGGTTCTTTCGGTATTGGTACTGAGAAAACTGAAACTGGTTTTGCAGTACTTCCACCTCAAGATGGAAAATCTGCGGATGAGTGGGCATGGGTCAATTCACTTAGAGACTTTGGTCCTAAGTATGTAGCAGATGGTTTTAATGATAAAGTTGAAATTGATGAAAGTCAGGGAGATGGTCTTAAATTGAAACTTGATTCAGAAATCAATCAGTATGCACTACCAGCATTCCCAAATGTTTCTTATTCACAAGAAGAATTAACAAGACTTTCTGCTATCTATGTTGATATTAATTCTTATGCGACTCAAATGGCCTCTAAGTGGGTTGTCGAAGGCGGAATTGACAAAGAGTGGGATGACTATATTAAACAATTAAAAGCTATGGGACTAGATGAATTTATGCAAATTCAAGAAGCTGCCTTTGAACGTTATCAGTCCGTAGCTCAATAA
- a CDS encoding carbohydrate ABC transporter permease, with translation MKKRKSTSERVFDIFVYGIAILLILVILYPLWFVIIASFSNPSDVANGNVWFFPTEWRLDGYKKLFEQPLFWRGYLNTVLYTLVGTLVALFVNIPAGYALSRKDLFGRKWVSTLFIIPMFVSGGLIPTYLVVKNVGLLDTFWVMVIPFAVSSYNIIVARTFFNNSIPDGLWEAAQIDGCSTIRYFFYIVIPLSKAILAVIGLWTAVGIWNSWFNSLIYITNENLQPLQLILRRLLISNQMLQSQATGELASELRATADMMKYAAIVVSTAPIMMLYPFLQKYFNKGVMIGAIKE, from the coding sequence ATGAAAAAGAGAAAATCAACAAGTGAACGAGTTTTTGACATATTCGTCTACGGTATTGCTATTTTGTTGATACTTGTTATTCTATATCCATTATGGTTTGTAATCATAGCTTCATTTAGTAACCCTTCTGATGTAGCCAATGGTAATGTTTGGTTCTTTCCAACTGAATGGAGATTAGATGGTTACAAAAAACTTTTTGAACAACCCTTGTTTTGGAGAGGTTACTTAAATACCGTTTTATATACTTTAGTTGGAACATTAGTTGCTCTATTTGTTAATATTCCAGCAGGTTATGCCTTATCTAGGAAAGATTTATTTGGTAGAAAGTGGGTTTCCACATTGTTTATTATTCCCATGTTTGTTTCTGGGGGGTTGATTCCAACCTATTTAGTTGTTAAGAATGTCGGCCTCTTAGATACATTTTGGGTAATGGTTATTCCATTTGCAGTTTCAAGTTATAATATTATTGTTGCTCGGACGTTTTTTAACAATAGTATTCCGGATGGTCTTTGGGAAGCAGCCCAAATTGATGGTTGTAGTACAATTCGGTACTTCTTTTATATTGTCATTCCCTTATCTAAAGCCATTTTAGCAGTTATCGGTTTGTGGACGGCAGTGGGGATTTGGAATTCATGGTTTAATTCCCTTATATATATAACAAATGAAAACTTACAACCCTTGCAATTGATTTTGAGACGATTGTTGATTAGTAACCAAATGCTTCAATCGCAAGCAACAGGGGAACTTGCATCTGAGTTGCGAGCAACTGCTGATATGATGAAATATGCAGCAATTGTTGTATCTACAGCACCAATTATGATGTTGTATCCATTTTTACAAAAGTATTTTAATAAAGGTGTCATGATTGGCGCTATTAAGGAATAA